A single Arcobacter sp. FWKO B DNA region contains:
- a CDS encoding class I SAM-dependent DNA methyltransferase codes for MANKFDLLAHTWDKKSTRVDIAQTFIKTIKEKIPNIKNFDLLDYGCGTGLVSFGFVDDVRSITGMDFSDGMLEVYNQKIKDYNLDSVKCEKHNINDNHLPQNSFNLIVTSMTLHHIKDTTDFISKANIALKDGGYLAISDLDKEDGTFHGENLEGVEHFGFDKDKLTSTLEENGFEIIFYENVYIAKEHYPIFCAIAQKSES; via the coding sequence ATGGCAAATAAATTTGATTTACTAGCTCACACTTGGGATAAAAAAAGTACAAGAGTTGATATTGCACAAACTTTTATAAAAACAATAAAAGAAAAAATACCAAATATTAAAAACTTTGATTTACTTGACTATGGATGTGGCACTGGGCTTGTCTCTTTTGGCTTTGTGGATGATGTAAGAAGCATCACAGGGATGGATTTTAGTGATGGTATGCTTGAAGTTTACAACCAAAAAATAAAAGATTACAATCTTGATAGTGTAAAATGTGAAAAACACAATATTAACGACAACCACTTGCCACAAAATAGTTTTAATCTCATCGTCACATCTATGACATTACACCATATAAAAGATACAACCGATTTCATATCAAAAGCTAATATCGCACTAAAAGATGGTGGTTATCTAGCAATAAGTGACCTAGACAAAGAAGATGGCACTTTTCACGGTGAAAATCTAGAGGGAGTGGAGCATTTTGGATTTGACAAAGACAAACTAACCTCTACTTTAGAAGAAAATGGATTTGAAATAATATTTTACGAAAATGTTTACATAGCAAAAGAACACTACCCTATTTTTTGTGCTATCGCACAAAAAAGTGAGTCGTGA
- the pgeF gene encoding peptidoglycan editing factor PgeF → MYINLGQNIKAFYTTIDDGNMAYYTTDDKQSVDNNRTKIALKYDISLDRLKYMNQVHGNHIQVVDTLSPSMILECDGIITNETNLPLMVQVADCIGIMFYDGVIGVIGIAHAGRNGTFLDISSQMVAKMVDTFGSNPKDIKVNLSPSIQKCCYEVDAKMAEFVKSNFGSEFVNGRLIDLQGINKMQLIKRGIKEENITISKICTKCSNEPYFSYRNDSGCGRFAGVIVNS, encoded by the coding sequence ATGTATATAAACTTAGGGCAAAATATTAAGGCTTTTTATACTACCATAGATGATGGTAATATGGCTTATTATACCACTGATGATAAGCAAAGTGTTGATAACAATAGAACAAAAATAGCATTAAAATATGATATTAGTTTGGATAGATTAAAATATATGAATCAAGTTCATGGTAATCATATCCAAGTGGTTGATACCTTATCTCCAAGTATGATATTGGAGTGTGATGGGATTATAACCAATGAAACAAATCTCCCTTTGATGGTGCAAGTTGCTGATTGTATAGGGATTATGTTTTATGATGGCGTAATTGGTGTGATAGGGATTGCCCATGCTGGACGAAATGGGACTTTTTTGGATATATCTTCACAAATGGTAGCTAAAATGGTAGATACTTTTGGCTCAAACCCAAAAGATATTAAGGTAAATCTTAGTCCAAGCATACAAAAGTGTTGCTATGAAGTAGATGCAAAAATGGCAGAGTTTGTGAAGTCAAATTTTGGTAGTGAATTTGTAAATGGAAGATTGATAGACCTTCAAGGGATTAATAAAATGCAACTTATAAAACGAGGTATAAAAGAAGAAAATATCACCATATCAAAGATTTGCACAAAATGTTCAAATGAGCCGTATTTTTCATATAGGAATGATTCTGGTTGTGGGAGATTTGCAGGGGTTATAGTTAATAGTTAA
- a CDS encoding prephenate dehydrogenase has protein sequence MTIGIVGIGLMGGSFAKALKKYKLASKILGYDHNKEHQKTALELNLVDEICDLNTLKQCDMIVLCIPVDGIIAFSKELVEISKNTTIVDFGSTKELILKNIPTQIRENFVAAHPMTGTEKFGPSAAIDGLYEDKIVVLCDVCDNSSYHLEKVTNIFKSIGMRIIQMDAKEHDIHACYMSHLPHAVSYALAKTVMSHENPNAIITLAAGGFRDMSRIAKSSPNMWCDIFRQNRTNLLDALNIYESKLAMLKEMLQNEDYDGIHKYMAKANTLHDILK, from the coding sequence ATGACTATAGGAATTGTTGGTATAGGGCTAATGGGTGGTTCATTTGCCAAAGCATTAAAAAAATATAAATTAGCTAGTAAAATATTAGGTTATGATCACAACAAAGAACACCAAAAAACTGCACTTGAACTTAATTTAGTAGATGAAATTTGCGATTTGAATACTTTAAAACAATGTGATATGATAGTGCTTTGCATCCCTGTTGATGGGATAATAGCATTTTCAAAAGAGTTAGTTGAGATATCAAAAAATACGACAATAGTCGATTTTGGAAGTACAAAAGAGTTAATATTAAAAAATATACCGACACAAATAAGGGAAAACTTTGTAGCAGCTCATCCAATGACTGGGACAGAAAAATTTGGACCAAGTGCAGCAATAGATGGGCTTTATGAAGATAAAATTGTAGTTTTATGTGATGTATGTGATAATAGCTCATACCATCTTGAAAAAGTCACAAATATTTTCAAATCAATTGGTATGAGAATCATTCAAATGGATGCCAAAGAGCATGACATACACGCTTGTTACATGAGTCATCTTCCTCACGCTGTATCATATGCTCTAGCAAAAACAGTAATGTCTCATGAAAATCCAAATGCAATTATTACTTTAGCAGCTGGTGGATTTAGAGATATGAGTCGGATTGCAAAAAGTTCACCAAATATGTGGTGTGATATTTTTAGACAAAATAGAACCAATTTGCTAGATGCACTCAATATTTATGAATCAAAACTTGCCATGCTTAAAGAGATGCTTCAAAATGAAGACTATGATGGCATACATAAGTATATGGCAAAGGCCAATACTTTGCATGACATATTAAAATAG